From the genome of Brassica oleracea var. oleracea cultivar TO1000 chromosome C4, BOL, whole genome shotgun sequence:
AGAGGAGGACCTCAGATGATCCAGTTGAGCCTCGATGGGAAAAGACTGTATGCAACGAACTCGCTCTTCAGTGCTTGGGATCGTCAGTTTTACCCGGAGCTCATGGATAAAGGATCACACATTATTCAGATTGATGTTGATACAGAAAAAGGTGGTCTCTCAGTAAACCCTGATTTCTTTGTGGACTTTGGTGATGAACCAGATGGTCCTGCCCTTGCTCACGAGATGAGATATCCTGGGGGAGACTGCACCTCCGATATCTGGATTTGAATTTGGAAGAGTGAGTTTGTTGTGTTACGTTTAATTTGAGTGTTATTTGTTGTTATGTGTGAGATGAATAAAAAAGCGAGGTAACAAGAGATCCCTTGTTGCTAAGGATGCTTTGTAGTAAAAACTTTCTATATTTCGAGTGAACACATTTAGTGTCACCGTTTATATATACTGTTCGATTTAATGCATTCTCGGTTGTTCCAAAAATCAGTTTGTAGAACGTACCGTGTATATGTCAAAGAATATCTAATTTGCCTTAAATCCTAAGTTTTGACCTTCTTTCATAGCTCCATATAAGCTCAGCCACCACGCATCGTCTTTCATAGCATCAAGTCTCGCAGTTAGGATCAGAGCCGGACTTGAGAGGAGTCTTAGGAAACATTTGAATGGGGCATCTACTTTGTGACTTGTGAGGCCCCACATTTTAAAAAAGTTGATACACATTAATATAGTTATATATAAGTATTAAATATATAATATTGTTGCTATTTCATTAATTAAAAGTTGAACATATATTGGTGTTATTAAAATTTACAACTTTAATTTTTCTAAAAAGAAAATAATTCTATAGACTAAATTTTTGTTTTAAAATTTACATTTTCTTTTTAAAAATTAAATTAAATATTTTTTTCTAATTTCAAATAGGACCCCCACGAACTCAGAACCTGCTCTGTTATGATGCTAGGAGGCAAAGAGATTGACCGATTTAAGAAGTTATCGCTTGAATCTAATTCCCTATGTATTAATTGAGAAATATTTGAAAAGATGTAACCTCAATTTTGTAATAATTAAAAAAGACTCATTGCTTATGTGTCAATCAATTAGGTAGTTAATTAGTCATACGTGTCAGCCTCACATTGAAATTGAAAAACATGTTGGTCCAATTCGATTTTTATATCTCACTAGAAACATTTAATACCAACTATATGATATCATATGATATTAAATAAAGCAAGGTGGCTATTTATTATATATTATTTTCTTAAATAAAACCTACGGAATTACCTAATGTGATTATGATATATATATAGTAATTAATAATTTTAAATAATGAATATTTGCTAATAATTTGTATGCTTTCTATCATTTTTGTTTAATTTTTACTATTAAAATAAATTACGCAATTACATTAATCATATATTAAAATTTTAGTTTTTTTGTACATTTTGTATTTTAAATTTTTCAAAACGAATAAAAATTACTAAAACTGTTAAAAGTCACATAAACTTTTGTGATCAATGTTTAAATTTTTTTCTATAATAAGATACAATGATAATAAAATCATATAAATAAATAATTTTATTTTAATAGGTGTTTATGTTAATATATATATATATATATATATATATATATATATATATATCATATCGGTTAAATTTAATTATATATCATATACGATAGATAAGATTGATTATTTTGATTTATTTATTCTAAAATGATGGCGAATAAACAAGAGCGGTCATTTGATTTTATGTTCAAACCAATTTATTACATAATAATAACTGATTTTTTAGTTATTTAATATATAGTTATTATTTTATCATTTTATAATATGCAGAAAAATATAAAATAAGTATTTATTTTGCACAAGGCGCAGATCTTAACCTAAGTATGTATCTCTTTAATAATTTTGAATCTTAAACATTTTCTAAATCCCAGGCCAAAATAAAAAAAAGAAATGAGAATAAACTCAAAAATCAATATTTATATCGAGCAATAACCAAAATGACACAAAAAGGAGAAAAATATCGAAGATAGATATGATTGGCATGTGAATGTAAACTTCTCATAACCATAATTAACTTTTAAATTGCTAAATCATGATATAAAACCGAGATGACATAGTTTTATTGTAACCAAATAGTAGGCATGAGATTCTTCGGCTTAAACGTTAGGTTTTTATGCGATAAATAATTTTTTGACCTAAAATATTTTTAAAAATGGGATAAGTTCATTAGTAAACAAATTATGTAATTAACAAAAAAATTTTAAAAAAATTGTTTAAGGACCAAATATATTAATTCGATCAAAAATGTAAATTTCTTTTCCATACAATATTTCTTAAATAATTTTTATATAAATTTACCTTGCGCAAGTACTATATCTTATCCTACTACTGCGAAGAAAGATCGACTCTCTTCTCCTCTTGCCAACTCAGAAAATAGGGTAAGGAGAGTGTGCCATGTGTCGTCTATTTATAACGGGTCGTATCATTGAGACCGTGAACCATACGACCTTTTGTTTTGCTGGGCCATTTCTTTCTCAAGCCCATGGCGTGCTGAATCCACTTTGTCGTGATGAAAGACGGCGTCTTCCATTAGGGTTGACGTGAGTTCTTCCTGGCGTCTTATCATCTTTCATCTTCTTCGTCGAGATACCAGTAACCATCACCCACGATCTAGATTCAATGCGAGATTTATGTAATCCAAGGCGATGGAGTTGGACTATAAAAAGTTATGCTTTCCTCTTTTCAGAAACTACATCTCATTCGTTCTAAACTCACCAGTAAACAAAAGATTGTGTGCTATGGCTAACGTTTTGGTCCTCCTCTCTGATCTGCAGACCGGCCGCTCTACCTCCACCGTTGAAGTTCGGTTGCTCCGCTTCAGGGAGGCCAGAAACATCCGCCGTGGTGGAGAACTCATGGGCATCGACGTGCTCCTACTCGATTCTCAGATTATGTATTAGATCCGCATTTTGTTTTAATCATCTCTGTTTCTTAGAGTGGTTATTTTATCTCAGAGGTGAACTGAACTGCGGGAGCAGTGGAGATGTTAATGCGGCAGAGGTGAGATGCAGCCTAAATAGATTACAGGATGTCCTTGTGGCAAGACCGAGCCAAAGATGGAGGCGATTCCAATGTCTGCGGCGGTGACATTAAGATTATCTCGGATAACTGGAAGGACAGGTGGAGCAACGAAAGAGGAATCAAAGCAACATAGGAACTAAAACCATAAGAAGTGGAAAGCTCGGATTCATTCACTGAATCTTTCAGTAGCGGCTCCTCCTCTTGGACCTCCACCAGCACCAAGATTATAGTTAGCGACTGAAAGTGCAGCCAGTGTGAGGTGAGTACATTCTGTCCTTTTTCCTATTACACATTTTTGTAAGCTCAGTAGCAATAGAGTTACTATCTATCAAATGCAGGGAGCTTTCCAAATACGGAGACACTAAAACAGCCCGGACCGTAATGCTAGCAAAAGTAAAGAAACTAATCGAAGCAACTCCTCTTTTTCGTGACAAATTGACGTTCCCTGCATTAAGATCTACGAAACTGCGGACTCTCATTAATCAAAGGTGTGTTTCTTTTTTCCTCACGATGAGTTCTCTTGCAGTTGATTGGCAGCACCAGCTGTGCAAAACTCCTAGGCCAGACCCAGATATTAAAACGCTATTCACAGACCACACATGCGCAGTTCCGAATGGTCCTCTGGCACCTTCATCAGTCAATCCGCCTGTTACAACTTTGACAAAGCCAACAGCTTTTCCGTCACTTGGAGCTCATGGTGTAAGAAACCTCAACGTTTGACTGCTTTATTCATGTTTCTGAATTGTAAAAAGTATTAATATTTGAGTAAATCTGTAATTCTGTATTAAATGTAGCCCTTTCCTCCTGGCACTGCAATTGCTGCTGCTAATTCTGCCAACTGGCCCGGTTTACCGAAAGGTGTGGTACTAGTTGAATCTTGCCTGAGAACAAAGGCTTTTTCTCTCACTCATATTCTTATGCTGTAAACAGTCTGTTCATGCTTGGGAAAAAGATTTATGTGCGAAGGTTGGTTCAGTTCCATTGTCCAAAGTTGTAGAAGAAGAGCTGTATATGCTTCTATACGTTTGAGTGGTCCAGTGTGTGAGAAAACGCATTCAAGAAAGCTAAATCGTGTATTGGGCAGAGATAAATGGAACTTCATGTGTACATATTTCTGATCTTGATTTCTACGTTGATGATGTTAATTGGGGTGCTGAAGACTGAAGTTGACACCGGAGAAATCATGGGATTATGACCAGCATTTTCATGGATGGAGTCAGTTTCAAAACAGGAACTTGGGTTCATGAGAAGAATAATGACAACAGAAGCTACAACAACTAAAAAATTGGGAACTGGAGCAGTAAGGATCAGCAATGAAGAGAGAATGAAGAAAGAGACGAGCTGTGCAATGTGGAGGAGATCGGATGGAGGATTGTCGATGTGGAATTGGAGAGGGAGAAGCAAAGGTGGGTTTCAGCCACATTCGAATGGTTGAGGTAGAGGACGTTAACCTTCTTTAATCAAACAGACTTAGAGTATCTCTTGATAAATATATTGAATAGAAACTTCGAAATTGGACTATAAATTTTTAACATAGGTTGTTATGGATACAAAGATCATACTTGATCATAACGTTACATGAAAATTTTCTATAAATCCGTTTGTTTCATTTCAAACCAAATAATCATGTTCCCCACACCGTCTCTCTCGACTGGCCGTATGATTTCAGTATTTAACTTTGACTGTTTTCAGTAGTATTGGCCAATAGTACGAACACAAAAACAAATTAATCTTTTATATAAACTTAGTGACTAACTCCATATTTACAAGTTCAGAATTAAATCACTCCAAATGAAAAATCATAATTCTCAAAAGCGAATTAAGAATTTTCGAGAATTTTAAACTCTTTTTAGTTACCCACGACTAAACTTCATTTTTTGTTAGATTTAATATAGTTGTAGACTTAAAAGGCATGGTCAATTAAATTACTTAGAGACTAATCTGGAAACAACATTTATAAAAAAAAAAAAAATCTAGTGAACTAAAGCATTTTTACAATGCAACCAATCAAACACATAATTAAGATTTAATCAATTTTGGTTCATTTTGCTCATCACCTTAAATATAATTTCCAAAACAAAATATCGAAAATTTGGATATTAAAATTTCTGAGATTCGTATGATAAAAACAACAAATGTTTTTAAAAAATTATAATTTTATAACTACTTATAGTTTATAATAGATTATAATATATATATATATATATATATAAACATATAAAATATATAATAAAATTAGAATTTAAACAAAAAACCTGGGCGTAGCCCAGGCCGACCCTAGTATGTTATATTTTACGATACTAAGGCTGATTCTAAACAGCATTTACCGAACATATGAATGCATGTTCCTATATGTTTATTAAATATACTATAGTATAATTTAAATTCAAAAGAATGAAATTATTGAATTGGAAGCGGTATACTAGGCATTGGAAAGCATGTTGCATCATTTGATATGTTAGTAATTTGGGACAGATTTCAAATATTTGACAATGATGCTAGTGAAACTTCAGGCATGGCCGAATTTTCGACAGAGTTGAAAAAGATACAATAGCTGAAGAGAAGATTTCAAGATTTCAGGATATATGCTATCCTTTGGGACATAACAGAACTGCAGATTTCTTAATAAGAACCGGTCAATCTTCTTATAAAACCTTTTTTTATTGTTCTACACTTCAAACTTTAATAATAGAATAGTCTTTTGACGAAAAAAATGAAATTATCGAATAAAAGTTTTTAGAGTTCAAAACACAATGCTTGCTTTTAGTTGTTTAGGTCCTCGAAATATTTTTGAATGACCCGCATTTTAATTATAAGTTTAAAACTATTTGTAAATTTCTTGCATCATTCCACCAAACTCCAATTCTCATTTCAGCTTATCTCTGGTTTACGAAATTATTGCGTAATCATTATCCGTGGTTTTGATCATTAAATACTACATTGATTGAATTGTTGTTCGCTTGCAGCTTATTTTGGGTAGAAAATTCATAACACATCACAGTTGCAGGGAAAGAGATCGCTGAATGTAACTATCTATGGCTCACGGGGTTGCTGATGTTGGAAAAGCATGGTGAATATGGAGACATTTATTATTGTGGATGACAACGGCTATGTGCACGTGTGCGTGGGCGTTGTAAACATTCTCATAGTATTGGGGAGCATGTAGATCTGTGAAAAGTCTAGTTGAGTACTTGAGTTCGCGGAGGTGGGCTCAGCTGAGTCATTCTTTCGTTGAGGGCTATGAGAAATGATATCATAGAGCACAAAATGTATATGTCAACGAAAATGTAATATGCCATATATCATAAGTTTAGACATTCTTTATTAGCTTCATTCGATCTTAACCACCATCCGTATCTTTGGTGGAGCACGTGCCACACTCAGCTCCTTGATCCACAACAATATTCACTCTAATTCAACATCTTCTTTTTTTTGTTGATTCTATCAGATCCCTACTACTTTTTTTTTTGAATTATACGGGGTATACTGGCCCCATAAAAATGATCCAGACTAGTCACGTGTTGCCACGTATCGGTCTCATGTTCCTGATGATGCTGAAATGTTAATTCCCCAATGGCCGAGACTCTAACCCCGGTGACTTCACCGTATTGGGCTTTTGCCCTCAAGTTAATCACCACCACACCACAAGCCCTAGTTAAATCCCTACCACAAGCTCGGTCATGTCAAACTCATTGTTTACTGACATTTTATAGCTCACATCAAGGATGAAGTGTCGAAATCACTACTACTTCCGAACTCGACACTTCATCCTTGAGGTGAGTTATAAAATGTCAGTAATCAATGAGTTTGACATGACCGAGCTGTCACATATAATGGTCATTCACTACAATTTCTTTTTGGAACCGGGTTGGTATGTGAAGTTACATACTTTTATTTTATCTCTTGTGAATTTTTTTTTGGAAAAAACAACGGATAAAAAAATATTTTGGATATAAAGTTTGTAGATTTTAATCCTTGTTTACAAAACAAAATGAGAAGCGTATAAATTAATCATTTACCTCCACACACTACAGTAAAAATTAATCAATGTTACTGATGAATTAAACTCTTACCTCTATATATGACACAAAACTTAACCCACTGACAACTAGTAACCTTGAAATAGCACCAGAGCTTTAATGATATATGCTTACATATTGTTGACAAATTCAACGTTGAAACGCTTCCATATAACGAAGATGGTGTAGAAACAGCATCTGCAGTGAAAAAGATATCGAGATGTTTTGGGATGAGCATGAATATGCTTATCTTTCACTTCACCGACATATTGTATTGACATTGAATATTCTAATTTCTCTTTAAGTTTGGAAGATCTTACTAATATTGATGCAGTTCATGATAGGTTTATTTTAAAACCTGATGGTGGACAATTCATGGATCTTCAGTTTCAAAGTTGCAAGCCTTAGCATTTAAGTAAATTTTCTTCTTCATCATGTTGTCAAAGGAACTGGAACACTTAAAACAGACAAGGTTGTTCTACAAAGAGCTGAACATTTGATATTTGTGCACAGTCTTCATCGTTTATCTAGAAAGAGTTTTGTTTACAAAGAAAGTCCTAACAAGATGTGGGATGTTATAGGTGACAAATTTGATTTACTTAATGATACTAAATATAGGAAGACTCGAGTTTGAGGATTTTTTCTTGATAAGCCAGAATTAGAGGCAGATGTATTTGATATTGCAGATGAGAATGAGTATGAAATGATTGCCTAAATCTCTGACCTATAGGTTTACTAACTAATAGGATTTCATTATTTCAAATTTGATATTTTTTAGAAAAGAAAACAAAATATTGTCACGTTATATTATGTTTTTAAAATAAAAAGATTTTAACAAAATAGTAGTTACATAAAAAAAAATTGAAAAAAATATATTTTTAACTTCGTCAGCAAAACACTAAACCTTAAATCCTAATCCATAAACCTAAGTCCTAAACCCTAAACCCTAAACCCTAAATATTAAACCCTAAACTTTTGGGTAAACCCTAAACCCACATACTAAAACCCTAAATCCCAAATCTCTAACCATAAACTCTTGAGTATTTTAGTGTTTAATGTTTTTATTTAGAGTTTAAGATTTATCCAAGAGTTTAGGGTTTACCCAAGGGTTTAGGGTTTAGTATTTAGGGTTTAATGATTAGGATTTAGGGTTTAGTGTTTTGATGACGACGTTAAAAATATTTTTTTTTGTAATTACTGCTATTTTTTACTTTTTTTTACCTTTTTAATTTAAAAAGATAATATAACTTGACAATATTTTGTTTCTTTTTATAAAAGATATCGAATATAAAATAACACAATCCTATTGGTTGGTGAACCTAGATGTTCACCCTAGGGGGTGAACCCAAGAATAAGTCTTTAATTTTAGTTAAATTGTTTAATATTAAAAGTTTTGTATTGGATTTGGGTTGCTTTTATTTTGTAAAATAAAATTTTACATATATATACGCTTCTAACAGGCATTAGTTTCCTTTTTTTTAAAAACAAAATTGCTTTTACTCTTCGACATACCCATTCTTATTCCATGCACCATAGCTACAAACATTACATTTAAAACAACTAATTGGACTAATGAACCATACATTCACCTTTATACACATTACAAATTAACTGATTGGACTAGTGAATCGTATATTTACCTCAATATATCAGACAAAACTTTAATCAATTGAACTAGTGAATACTTCAAATAACTAACTAAAAACAAAAGCTATAAGGATATTTTTTACAAATCCAAATTTCTCAACCTTGGCGCAAAAGAAAAATCCAAAAATTTGCATAATATAGTTTTTTGAACACCAAACTTCTTATATTAAATTAAAGGTACAATGGGCTTAGACGATTACAGTTGGAGCTATACTCGACGCAAAACAATAAACAAGAAAACTGCAATATGACGAATGAGAAATGTGGCAAAGGACAGAAGAATCTGGCAGAGAAGCTTCACTTGAAATCTTAAAATCCGTGATAGGAAGAAAACATTGAGATCAAATTTAAAACCGACGTTGAAAAACCTAATTGATAGGGTTTCAGATCGGTTGATAGCCGTCTGTGACAAAAACCGATTGTTGGCCTGCAAGAGTTGAGAAACTCCAGAAACGTTGCCAGAAAAAATAGCACAAAGGCCTTGAATGTTTAGATTTGGAAATAACCTTACAGCAGAGAATTGTTTATAATTCTCAGGGTAGGAGACCCTGAAACCAAAGAGTAATTTTGATTCTGAAAATTGGAGTACAGAGCGCAAACAAGAGTACAGAGACCAGGCTCATAGATGCCAAACTAAGTCACATATTAGGTTTCTGTTGAGAGTGTGGGGGCCACATGCACAGTCACCATCTTGCTTGTCGAATGTAGTTGTTGTCCGGTGAGGCTCCCCTTCGGGGCAGAGCCAAAGCCGTGCCTCCTTTCACCAAAAAGAAATTTTGGCTTATGGCAGCATTTTTCAGAAAAAAACTTAATAACATATTAGTATTTAACTCATTACTAATCTTACATGGGTTTAAGATACTTTTTTTTTTTCTTTATGAATGAGGGCATATTTCTTTTGATTGCTTATGTGTGCTATTATTGCTCGCACGGCAGAGCAAGAAGAAATTGATGTGCTGAGAGAGCTAGGGCAGATGCACAGCACATATAGAAGGCTATGGTGGCAAGTGCACCCACTCTTTTTCAAAAAAAATATGTTTTATAAAGAAACTTGTTTAAATTTTGCCATAATTTTGACCAAAGCCCAGCTATGCACTCATTGGAAATTTGGTTATGCCCCCTTAATTCTATATGTTCATGATGTTATCCTTCTTATTTTTTATATATACTAAAATGTCCACCCACAAATAATATGTGCTGGATTCGCCCATGGTTGACATAATCTGAAGTATGTGATCCCTCTCGGGACGGTGAGTTTGGAGGTTCTGTGAAGATCCACGCAAGTCTAGCGTTGTCGAATTCATGAAGCATATGTGTTGCATGTGATGTTTAGGCCTCGACAGTCCTCTTAATGTCGACGATAGCTTGTTCTAGGTACGCGGTTTTGATTTATACCTTTTGTTCTTTTTGGTTGTATTATTTCTCAAGGCGTTGACCCGCGTAAGACTGTTTAATTCCCGTTTTGACCGCCTAATTTTTTTTTCCGTCCGTGTAAAGTTAAAATACGGTTGATTATTTTTTACTCATTGTTGACAGATTTTATGTAATTATTCATTACTAAATAATTGTAATTAGCTATCAAACCCAAAACAAACACATACATACTACATTTAGGGATTTTTTTCTACCAAACACACCCTAATCTAAATGTTCAACGAATCAAAAGGAGGCTGTTTAAAATTATATATAAAATTTATATAATTATGTCTAAGAACTTGTGTCATCATGTTTAAAATTAGCTAAACATATTATAAATATATTAAATTATATTTTAAACTAGGTCATGCATATTTTTTGAGTACTCCCCGATTTTTCGGTAACTTGCTAGGTCCGAAATTGCTGTCCGACTAGCGATTAACGTAGTTCCGAACATGAGTTTTTACGGAATTATACAAGTAAAAATTAATTTTAATAAAAAATCCACCGGGGTCAATTGACCCACGTGCCAACAAACAGCTCATAACTAAATGTCCTCATACATTGTCATAAAGTACCTTTTATTTTGGCTATACTGAGATGAGTATTTTCAATAAGAATCTGGAATCAAACTTTTTATACAAAAAAAACATTATAGGATACAAAAAGCGAGATGTACAAGTTTTAATATTTATAACATATGCATAGAGATACATAAATAACACTTAGGTACTCAATTAAGTAAAGCAGTGTGTTAGGTGAAGTGCGGTCCCTCTCCAGTGCTGCTCCCACTAAGTTTTATCTTGAAATACTATTTATGAAGAATAGTCCCAATGTGGCATTCCATGCTTATTTAGTACTCATATAACCCAAGATCCGGCTCCAGAGTCTACTTTACTCGCTTCTATCTTAAAAAAAAAAAAATGGA
Proteins encoded in this window:
- the LOC106336728 gene encoding topless-related protein 3-like produces the protein MLAKVKKLIEATPLFRDKLTFPALRSTKLRTLINQRCVSFFLTMSSLAVDWQHQLCKTPRPDPDIKTLFTDHTCAVPNGPLAPSSVNPPVTTLTKPTAFPSLGAHGPFPPGTAIAAANSANWPGLPKVCSCLGKRFMCEGWFSSIVQSCRRRAVYASIRLSGPVCEKTHSRKLNRVLGRDKWNFMCTYF